A window of Maioricimonas rarisocia genomic DNA:
CAAGCTGATGCAGTCGTCATAGCAGCTGCGGAGCGGAAACCTGCGAGCGCCTGATCAGCGGGCGCAATTCGTCTGTCTTGTCAGGGCGAGGTTGGCACGTTGTCGTGGGCAGATTGTCCGACGACGCGGGCTATTCCGCGAAGTGGTAGACCGCTTCGGGAGGAGCGAGGGGCGTGGTCCGCTCGTAAGAGACGATGACCTGCTGCGACCCCAGTTGCAGGCGATCCCCCGGCAGCAGCGGCCCGCTGGCCATCGGCAGTCCGTTGACCAGCGTGCGATGCTTATCGTCCCGATCACGCAGGACCAGGTTGCCGTCCACTTCGTCGAGATCGCACAGGGTCTGCCTTGGCTCACCCGGATCGAGCGTCAGCTCTCCGTCGGCAGCCGTGGCGAGGGTCGAGGGAAACTGTTCGAGATGAATGACGTCGCTCCGGTTTCCCGTACCGACGACGAAAAGTCGAACTCTCATCCTGCTCCCCTTCCGCCAGTGAGTCTGTCAACAACGGCGGAAACCAGCGTGCAAAGTTGATACCGTCGGACCGGCGGGGATTGGTGCGGCGCCAGGAGGCGTTTGTAAGTCTTGGTCATGTGGTGGGTTACGGTTTGGCGGCGGTCTGGGGTGCGGCCGGTTCGCTTTCCGTCGATGCAGCCGGCTCAGGCAGCGTTGCTGCCGACGTGCGCAGTCCGTCCGGCGGAGCTTCCGGCTCTTCGGGAGCCACCTGCAGGCGATCGTGCAGAATCTTGAGTAGCGCGTAGAAGAAGGCGGCGATGATCGGACCGGCGAAGATGCCCCAGACGCCGATAAACTGCAGCCCCCCCAGAACGCTGACCAGTGCCACAAGCGGATGCAGTCCGGCTGAACTGTGAATGACGTGTGCCCGCACGAAGTTGTCGGCTGTCGAGATGACGAGAGCTCCGTAGAGTGCCAGCAGGACGCCGCTGAGAATCTGCTGGTCGAAGGCCAGCCAGATCGCGACCGGGGCCCAGACGCCGGCGGCACCGATAAAGGGGATCATCGAGGAAATCAGCGTTGCCCCTCCGAGCAGCCAGACCCCGGTGACTCCAAAGATCGCAAAGCCGATCACCGCCAGAACCGCCTGCACCAGAGCGCATACGATCGTCGCCAGAACGACACCCCGGCAGACGCGACCGAACTCTTCGATCAGCGTATTTTCGTCGTCGTTCTCCATCGGAGTGACCGCCTGGATCGCCCTGAGCAGCCCCGGCCCGTCGGCAAGAAAGTAGTACAGGGCGAAGGCCATCACGGCCAGACCGACGACGAAGCCGACGATATTCGAGACCATGGCCCGCGACTGGTCATAGACCGAGCCGGTCATTCCCTGGACCGATTCGAAGGCCGAGTCGCGAACGTCGTCGAGCGAATCGTTGGGAAACCGCGTTTCGAACCAGTTGATGCCCGACTGTACGAGCGGGACCGATTCCGGGTCGAATTCCGCCAGCCACTCTCCGGCGTCCATCAGTTCGCGCCCGGCGAAGTAGATGCCCAGTGCGATCGGCAGCAGCACGCCTAACAGAAAGATCAGAGTGAACAGCGCTGCTGTGATCCGTCTGCGGCCGGCCAGTCTTTCGACGGCATGCTCGTACAGCGGACGGATCAGGATCGCGACGACCACCGCGCACAGCAGCGGCACGATGAACGGCTGGATGACCTGAAAAAACAGGAAGCCGACGGCAACGACCGCCAGAACCAGTGTCCAGAACGAAGACTTGGGCGACATGCACTTCCCTCAGCGGTGACTCGTGGTGAGCGGCTCCGCCGATGCGTCGCGAGGACCCGAGCCGGATTCATGGCCGGTGTCAGTATTGCCTTCCCCTGCAGGCAGACGCCACGGTTCGGGCGGCTGAGATGCCTCGTTCGGAATGATCGCAAACATCATCAGCAGCAAACCGAGTGCGGCGTTGTTCTGAACGACGGCTCCGGTCGTCTCGACCGAGCGAATGTACGCATAGACGATCAGCCAGCCGGCGACGGCGAACGTTGCCAGGTGAATCCGTCGCAGTGGATGCCAGTACGAAAGCAGTCCGAAGAGGATCACAGCCGACCCGCAGGCCATGTCATTGATCCACCAGCTGACCTGATTGTCCGGATGGCTGAAGATGAACGGGCTGATCACCAGCCAGCACCCCAGCATGATTTCGACGACGCGGCTCCACATGATTGTCCTTGCCTGTTCGTGAGATCTGACGGGTGACGGAACCGGATAACGGTCCTGAACGGTCGATCGGGGAGCAACTGGCTCAGGCGGTCGCCGGCTGCACGAATCGTGCACCGATCTCTTCTCCCCGGGGCGTCCGCCGTCCCCAGAAGACGTCCCACAGCAGCTTGCGATCATGCGTCTCCTGCCAGACCCGCATCAGGTACTTCAGGCAGGCCCAGACTTCATCGTACGCCATCACGACCAGTACCAGCGAAATGACGGCTGTCACCAGGCAGAGGAAGCACCATGAGCCGACGACCAGACCCTGCAGGGCGACGAGAACCGCGCTGACAATTCCCAGCGGAATGACGTCGATTCCGAAGATGATCACCAGCCAGGGACGGTACTGCCAGCGGCGGGTCGACCCGGCCAGCCCGAAGATTGCATCCCCCAGGTAAGCGATGGCTCCGAACATCGCATCCGGAACGAGAAACCATTTGTGCATCCAGTGCGAGACGTTCGAAGTGAGCACCTTCTCCGTCTGATTGCCGAAGATCGGGTCCCACGCGCTGTCAATCAGTTTCCACTGGTACAGCCCCATGTATGCCGCAATCACAAACCCGAACATTGCGATGATGCAGATCGGGATTCGCTGCGACCACGACGACGGGTTGTAGTCGAACGGTTCCGGGATCGCGTCGAGTGCCGTCTCGGCCGACGAGCGTTGCGATGGCGGCACAGCGGCGGAGGCGGAATCGGCCATGGCGTTCTCCTGCGGTATCAATGGTCGTCCCGAGGCACACTGTCCCCATGGGACGCTGTCGTCCTGGGTTGTTCCGTCAATTGGACAGTCACACCTGCAATTGCGGATGGGGAGGAACCCCACCTCCCTCGATGCAAGTTGGATGCCAGTCGGCTTCGAGCGGAGGCCATCGACGTGCAGGGCTCGAAACACAGCGACGTTCGGCGTGCAGATTGCGTCTCGTCTTCCGCGGCGGTCCCGCCAGAGTGGATCTCACCGTGACGCCTGGCTGATTCCAACTGCAGGAAACGAGGAGAACACCCGCAATATGTCGAGCGAAACCGGCTACCGACGGGCCATTGATCTGCTGCACCAGGCCAGCTCGCCGCACGGCTTTATGGCCAGTCTCGTCGAGCGGAACAACTACCGTCGTATCTGGGCCCGGGACGGCGGCATCACCTCAATTGCCGCGCTGATGTCGGATGAGTCGGCGCTTGTTGAATCCGCGCGGCAGACGCTGCTCACCCTGGCAAAGTATCAGGGACCGCACGGGGAGATCCCCAGCAATGTTGATCCTTCCACCGAAAGCGTGAGCTACGGCGGGACTGCCGGACGTGTGGATGCGGATCTCTGGTTTCTCATCGCCTGCGGACAGTACTGGCGACACACCGGCGACGACAGGTTTCTGGAAGAGGTGATGGAGGCGATTGAGAAGGTCCGCTTCCTCCTGGGCTGCTGGGAATTCAACAACCGCGGACTGCTGTACGTGCCTCAGACGGGAGACTGGGCCGATGAATTCCTGCAGCACGGCTACGTGCTGTACGACCAGTTGCTCTATCTGCAGGCGCAGCGGGAGCTGGCGGCGATTCATTCGCATCTGCACGAGTCCTGCGATCATGGGCTCCACGACCGGATCGCACGACTGACTCACCTGATCCGTGCGAACTACTGGTTTACCGATGGCGATGATGCGATTGAGGATGCGTATCACGCGACGCTGTACGAGCAGGGACGCGATGCGGCTCCCCGGCGGCGAGGCCGGCACTGGATGCCATTCTTCACGCCGACGGGTTACGGCTATCGCTTTGACACGTTCGCCAACGTCCTTTGCTCACTGCTGGACGTGGCCAGTGACGAACATCGGGAAGAAGTGGACTGCTTCGTCGACGCGACGGTCGTGGATCCGGAAATGGACCTGCTGCCCGCCTTCTACCCCGTCGTCACGCCCCGGGACGAGGCTTGGGACGATCTGCAGATGACGTTTCGATTTACGTTCAAGAATCGGCCCCACGAGTATCATAATGGGGGACTGTGGGCGATGGTGACCGGCTTCCATGTGGCGGACCTTGCCCGACGCGGAAAGCAGGACCAGGCCCGGGCGTTTCTCGACGGCATCCACCGGGCCAATGGATTGCCGGACGGCGAGGGGAATGAATGGAGTTTCCCGGAATTTGTCCATGGCCGCGACCACACCCCGGGAGGCATGCGGATGCTCGCCTGGAACGCAGCCGGCGCGATCATCGGTCATTGTGCGCTTGAGGGACGGCGGCCATTTCTGGATTGAGCAGGCCGCGGAATTACGGAACGCTGATTGCGTCCTGCTATCGGCTGGGCGTCGAAGACGGTGCGCTCGCATCGTCTTCTGCTTTTTGAACATCCAGAGAGGATCAGAGACCATGGAAGACCACGTGTACAAGAAGATCGAGATCACCGGCACGTCGACCGAATCGAGCGACCAGGCGATTCGCAACGCAATCGCCAAGGTGGCCAAGACAGTCCGGGAGATCCGCTGGTTCGAAGTCGCGGAACTGCGGGGTGACGTGGATGGCGGCAACGTCGCGCACTGGCAGGCGACCGTTCGAATCGGCTTCCGGCTGGAAGACTGAATCACGGCTTCGCCTCCCTCGCCAAGGTCGCCCGGGGGCAGTGCGGGGTGATTTAACGTTTTCCAGGGAGGAGACGATGAACTGGCGTCGCCTGCTGACGTGTTCTGTCTGTGTGACGGCGTTCGGAATCTGCACCGGGTGCGAACCGCGCCCGGTCGATGTGGAGCAGCAGTCCGAAAGTGAGCCGCGGGAACGGGAAGGGATGGCCCCACCGACGGGCCTCGAGGCGAACCCGGGGGCTCCGCAGCGGGAGGGGGTTCCGCCCCGGGACAACTGAGGTTGCTGGCCGACCGGGTCGCTGACGCGACGCTTCCGCGGTGTTTCACTCTGGCGGCATCAGGTCGTCCATCTCTTCCCGCGTCATCTTGCCACCCGACCTCAGCAGCTGTTCCGAGAACGCGACGACCCAGTCCTCGACGCCGGCCGTCCGCATCTGCGTGAGTGCGGCATCGATGTCGTACTCGACGCGTTCGAGGGAAACCTGACCGTCGGTCACGATCGCGTACGCTGCGCGGGGGTCCCCGTCGCGAGGCTGTCCGACGCTTCCCGGGTTGATGACGCGAATGTCGTCGACAGCCAGATCGAACTGCACATGGGTGTGCCCGACGCAAACGAAATCGGCTTCGATCTTCTGCAGCCGTGCACGCCAACCCTCGAGATCGTCCAGCAGGTACTCGTCGAGAGGATCACGGGGCGTGGCATGCACGAGGTGAAAGGCCTTGCCATCGACGACCGTTTGTCGCGAGATCGGCAGACGAGCCAGATACTTGGTCCGGGCCGGATCGATTCCCTCCCAGTGCAGTGGCCTGGTCGCCGCGGCAAGTCGGCGCAGGCCGGAGTTGCCACGAGGCACGACACGCTGAGCGACCGCATGATCGTGATTCCCGCGAATCGCGACCGTCGCCCACCGCTTGACCCAGCTGATGCAGGGCACAGGATCGGTGCCGTAGTCGACAAGGTCGCCCAGAAACAGGCAGGCGTCGAAGGGCTGCGCCGCTTCGGCAACCGCCTGCAGTGCCGCCCAGTTCGAGTGGATGTCGGCAAGAACGAGGATGCGCATTCTCGGGTGTGCTTCGAGGAGGGTAGGCCACACAGACGACGCGATGTCGACGTCTGGAGCGAACCTTTGTTGTCGGGAAGCTCCTCACGGATGTCAACCGGGATAACTCCTGCGGCGTGGTCGGAACCCTCGACGTGGGAGCGAATTGCAAAACGCTTCTGCATTCCGCACAATCATCGTCGGAACTGCTTCGGCCGTTTCACCCACCCTCCGTACGTTTCCCTGACGACGCGTGATCCGCTTCCCGCGAGGTAACCCACC
This region includes:
- a CDS encoding dodecin; translated protein: MEDHVYKKIEITGTSTESSDQAIRNAIAKVAKTVREIRWFEVAELRGDVDGGNVAHWQATVRIGFRLED
- a CDS encoding amylo-alpha-1,6-glucosidase; this encodes MSSETGYRRAIDLLHQASSPHGFMASLVERNNYRRIWARDGGITSIAALMSDESALVESARQTLLTLAKYQGPHGEIPSNVDPSTESVSYGGTAGRVDADLWFLIACGQYWRHTGDDRFLEEVMEAIEKVRFLLGCWEFNNRGLLYVPQTGDWADEFLQHGYVLYDQLLYLQAQRELAAIHSHLHESCDHGLHDRIARLTHLIRANYWFTDGDDAIEDAYHATLYEQGRDAAPRRRGRHWMPFFTPTGYGYRFDTFANVLCSLLDVASDEHREEVDCFVDATVVDPEMDLLPAFYPVVTPRDEAWDDLQMTFRFTFKNRPHEYHNGGLWAMVTGFHVADLARRGKQDQARAFLDGIHRANGLPDGEGNEWSFPEFVHGRDHTPGGMRMLAWNAAGAIIGHCALEGRRPFLD
- a CDS encoding AI-2E family transporter, with translation MSPKSSFWTLVLAVVAVGFLFFQVIQPFIVPLLCAVVVAILIRPLYEHAVERLAGRRRITAALFTLIFLLGVLLPIALGIYFAGRELMDAGEWLAEFDPESVPLVQSGINWFETRFPNDSLDDVRDSAFESVQGMTGSVYDQSRAMVSNIVGFVVGLAVMAFALYYFLADGPGLLRAIQAVTPMENDDENTLIEEFGRVCRGVVLATIVCALVQAVLAVIGFAIFGVTGVWLLGGATLISSMIPFIGAAGVWAPVAIWLAFDQQILSGVLLALYGALVISTADNFVRAHVIHSSAGLHPLVALVSVLGGLQFIGVWGIFAGPIIAAFFYALLKILHDRLQVAPEEPEAPPDGLRTSAATLPEPAASTESEPAAPQTAAKP
- a CDS encoding vitamin K epoxide reductase family protein; the encoded protein is MADSASAAVPPSQRSSAETALDAIPEPFDYNPSSWSQRIPICIIAMFGFVIAAYMGLYQWKLIDSAWDPIFGNQTEKVLTSNVSHWMHKWFLVPDAMFGAIAYLGDAIFGLAGSTRRWQYRPWLVIIFGIDVIPLGIVSAVLVALQGLVVGSWCFLCLVTAVISLVLVVMAYDEVWACLKYLMRVWQETHDRKLLWDVFWGRRTPRGEEIGARFVQPATA
- a CDS encoding FHA domain-containing protein — its product is MRVRLFVVGTGNRSDVIHLEQFPSTLATAADGELTLDPGEPRQTLCDLDEVDGNLVLRDRDDKHRTLVNGLPMASGPLLPGDRLQLGSQQVIVSYERTTPLAPPEAVYHFAE
- a CDS encoding SPW repeat domain-containing protein, whose product is MWSRVVEIMLGCWLVISPFIFSHPDNQVSWWINDMACGSAVILFGLLSYWHPLRRIHLATFAVAGWLIVYAYIRSVETTGAVVQNNAALGLLLMMFAIIPNEASQPPEPWRLPAGEGNTDTGHESGSGPRDASAEPLTTSHR
- a CDS encoding metallophosphoesterase family protein, giving the protein MRILVLADIHSNWAALQAVAEAAQPFDACLFLGDLVDYGTDPVPCISWVKRWATVAIRGNHDHAVAQRVVPRGNSGLRRLAAATRPLHWEGIDPARTKYLARLPISRQTVVDGKAFHLVHATPRDPLDEYLLDDLEGWRARLQKIEADFVCVGHTHVQFDLAVDDIRVINPGSVGQPRDGDPRAAYAIVTDGQVSLERVEYDIDAALTQMRTAGVEDWVVAFSEQLLRSGGKMTREEMDDLMPPE